TAGGTTTTTCTTCACTTGCTTGATACTCATCTGCTTGAGTAGTCTCATAATTATAAGGATCTTGTTGCTCTGTTGCTACTTCTTCAGTTTGATTTTGTTCTGTTTGTTCTGTCTGTTCATTGTTGTCTTCATTTTCAACGACTGGCTGTTTGTGTTTTTTATGTTTTTGATGTTTTTTACTACGTGATAATACTTCATCATTTGAACTTTGTGAAACTGTTTCTTGTTGTTCTGTTGGTTGACTTGTCTCTTCGACTTTCTCAGGTTTCTCAACATGTTCATCACGAGCTACTGGCTTTTCTTTTCTAACTTCACGTTGTTCCTTTTCAGCTTGAACTGGACGTGATGGTCTTGGTTGCTGAACGACTCTATCTTGGTCATGTTTAACAAATGGTTCTTGTTGTCTTCCTTGCATCGGAATGATTTTGTCTTTTCTTACAAATAACAAAATGCTGACTAAGAAGAAAAATAATGGAACTAAAACGATAAATAACGGTATTGTAACCACTGCTAATATTAAAAATACAGTAGCTGAGAAAACTCTCCATCTCATGAGCACTAATGCTATAAATGAAAATATTAATACAATAATTAAATAGATAATAAATAGCCAAATCCAATTTTGTATATTGAGAGCAAGCTCACTTGATGATAGCAGTTGACCATTCACAGTCATATTAATATTTAATCGATTAATTAATGTTTCTAGTCTGTTTATGTTGGTCGGATTATTTAATACGACAAGGGCAGCAAATAATGATATAGCTGTTACGCCTATGAGTATAAACCAGGCAAGCCATCCAAAAAATCTTTCGAATCCTCTCCCAACAGGTTGTCTCACATGTTCTACATATGAATTCATTATATTTCCCTCCTTTAATTGAACTAGGTTTAATTATAACAAAAAAGAGCCTCTGTTTCCCACAAAGACCCTTTTTCATGATTATTTTAACGACATTTTAAATTTTAAAAATGCTTCGTTATATTTCGCTATATTTTCTTTTCCTAAATCTTTATAAACTTCTAATTTTTTTCTAATATTTGAATCTGGATAAAATCTTTCGTCTTCTCTAGTTTCTTTATCTAACAATTTGTAAGATTCTTTATTTGGTGTCGCATATCCGACCCATTCAGTATTCTGTTTACCATTTTTTTCATCTAATATGAAGTTGATAAATTTATGTGCACCTTCTACATTTTGTGCAGTCTTTGGTATAACCATATTATCAAACCATAGATTAGATCCTTCTTTCGGTACAACAAAATCTAAATTATCATTTTCACTCATAATATCTGCTGCCATACCACTCCATACAACCGCGACATCAGATTCGTTTTGAACCATCATCGTGTTAATTTCATCACCGACAACACCACGAACATTTGGAGATAACTTTATAAGTTTGTTTTGAGCTTTTTCTAATTTCTTTGGATTCGTTTCATTTAAACTTTCATTCATACTATTTAATGAAAATCCGATACCTTCTCTTGCTCCATCAACGACAAGAACATCTTTATTTAACCTTTTATCCCATAGACTATTCCATGAATTAAAATCAATGCCCTTTGTCTTTTCAGGATTATATAGAATGCCGACCGTTCCCCAGAAATAAGGTATTGAATATTTATTGCCCGGATCAAATGGTAAATTCATAAAATCTTTATCTATATTTTTTAAATTTGATAATTTTTTATGGTCAATTGGAATTAGTAGGTCCTCTTTAGCCATTTTTTGAATGGTATATTCACTTGGCACAGCAACATCATAAGGTGTTCCACCATTTTTAATTTTTGCCATCATCGCTTCATTTGAATCAAATGTTTCATATACCACTTTGATGCCAGTTTCTTTCTCAAACTTCTTCGTTAATGCTGGGTCAATATATTCTCCCCAGTTATAAACGTAAATGACATCTTTTTTTCCTTTTGCTGGCGGGGGATCGATAAGTTTAGTCGATAATATAAGTAAAGCACCTACAATTAATGAGATACCAATCAGTTGTATTAATTGCTTCATCTTAATTCTCCCCTCTTTTTAGACTTCTTTTCTGTTGGCCACGTTTAATAAAGTAATAGCCTAGAATTAATATCATTACTAATAAGAATAGTAACGTTGAAATCGCATTGATTTCCATAGTTATGCCTTTTCTCGCCATAGAATAAACTTCTACTGAAAGTACGCTGAAGCCAGAACCTGTAACGAAGAAGCTGACAGTAAAGTCATCTAAAGAATACGTTAACGCCATAAAGAATCCACCGATTGCGCCTGGAAGAATATGCGGGATAACGACTTTCGTTAAAGTTTGCCAAGAATTTGCACCTAAATCTCTTGCAGCATCAATCATTGATGTATTCATATCGTATAATTTTGGTAATACAAGTAATACAACGATAGGCACACAAAATGCAATATGAGAAATTAATACAGACCAGAAACCTAAGCCCATTCCTGTATAATGTCCAATCACTGTAAATAATAATAAGAATGATGAACCAATAACTACATCTGAACTTACCATTAAAATATTATTTAATGTTAATAGCCCGACTTTGATTTTTTTATTTCTTAAATAATGAATACCAATTGCGCCACAAATACCAATTAAAGTTGAGATACTTGCCGCTAACAACGCTACTGCGATTGTATTCACGATAATAACAATCAATCGTTTATTTTGAAATACGGATAAATAGTGATCAAATGTAAATCCTTCAAAATGCGTCATATTGCCAGCGCCATTAAATGAATAATAAATTAAGAAAAAGATAGGCAAGTATAAAAATGCAAGTACTATCGATAAATATAATTTTCCTGTTATTTTCATACTAAACCTCCTTTTTCTCTGATTTAGATTTTGTAATGATTAGGATAAATGCCATTGCAATAATTAAGAATACGGCGATTGTTGATCCCATACCATAGTTTTGTGTCACTAAAAATTGCTCTTGAATCGCAGTCCCTAAATTGACGACTTTATTCCCAGCAATTAATCTTGTAATCATAAATAATGATAAAGCAGGAATAAATGTAATTTGAATACCTGTCTTAACACCTTCTAATGTTAGAGGGACAATTACGCGATTAAAAGTTGTTAAATGACTCGCACCTAAATCTCTTGATGCTTGTAATAAATTCTCAGGTATTTCTTCCATCGAATTAAATATCGGCAACAACATAAACGGTATATAAATATATACCGAAACAATGATAAATGCCGTACTTGTAAATAAAAACTCTGTTGATGGTACATGGAAAATACTTAATAATTTATTAAGTAAACCATCATGACTTAAAATACCAATAAATGCATATGTTTTTAGCAATAAATTTATCCATGTCGGTAATATCACTAGCAGAAGGAGTACTTCTTTATGCTTTGCACTTCTTAATGCGAGCGCTAATGGATAACTAATCACTAAACAGAAAAACGTAATGATACTTGCATACCATATAGAACTTACAGTCATACGTAAATAGCTACTTGTAAAGAAATTCTGATAGTTTACTAAAGAAAAATGCCCTTCAATATCTAATAACGATGCGTAGAAAATCATACCAATAGGAACAATAATAAATAACACAATCCAAATCATATAAGGTACAAGTAGAATGGATTTTATTTTATTCATTGTTATCATCCTCATAACTTTCTATTCGACGATCAAATTCTTCTTCAGTTTCACCAGGTAACATAATATGAATGGCTTCTGATTCAAAGTAAAGACCGACCGTTTCTCCAATTGTTGCTTTTTTAGTCGTCTGTATTATCCATTCATTACCTTGTGCATCAAAACAACATATTTCATAATGTACGCCTCTAAATAGTTGAGAATCAACAACAGCAGAAATACGACCTTCACTTTCAGACTTGATTGTTATATCTTCTGGACGAATGACAACATCTACTTTGGCATCTTTTTCGAAACCAGCATCGACACATTCGTAAGGTATGCCATACATTTCAACGACATAATCTCGTTTCATTATGCCACTCACAATATTGGATTCACCTATAAAATCAGCAACAAACTTATTTACAGGTTCATCGTATATATCTACAGGTGTACCACTTTGTTGAATTTTACCGTTTCTCATGACAAATATGTAATCACTCATTGCTAAAGCTTCTTCTTGATCATGTGTAACAAATATGAAAGTAATTCCTAATCTCTGTTGAAGTTCTCTTAATTCATATTGCATTTCTGTTCTTAACTTTAAATCTAAAGCAGACAATGGTTCATCTAGTAAAATAATTTCAGGTTCATTCGCTAACGCTCTTGCAATTGCAACACGTTGCTTTTGTCCACCACTCATTTCAGTGATTTGGCGGTCTTCATAACCTTCAAGTTTAACGAGTTTCAACGCTTCTTTTACTTTGTTTTTTATTTCACTTTTATTTAATTTTTTGATTTTTAATCCAAAAGCTACATTATCAAAGACGTTTAAATGAGGAAATAATGCATAATCTTGAAACACTGTATTTACTTTTCTTTTGTTTGCAGGCACCTGATTGATAATCTTGTTATTAAATAGAATGTCCCCGCTCGTTGCTGTTTCAAATCCCGCAATTAATTTTAATATTGTCGTTTTACCGCAACCTGACGGACCGAGTAAAGTATAGAACTTACCTTCCTCTATTTCAAAACTAATATCATCTAATACTTGAGTGTTACTAAAGTTTTTTGATATATTTTCAAACTTTATAATTGATTGTGACATAATTTACCTCCTATAAATATGATTCTGTAGCTACGATTAATACCTCTGCAACTTGCTCTGACAAATTTGAAAATTGATGTTCTTCATTTGCCTTAAAGTAATAACATTCTCCCTGACTAGCAGTGAATGTTTGTTTACCTAATTTTAATGTGATTTCTCCCTTTTTAACATATGCAAATGTTTCTGAAGAAGAAGGACTAAAACATTTATACTTTGCACCACTTCTTAATTGAATAATTACAGGTTCCATTTCAAATTCATTTGAATCTGGTACTAACCATTTGATTTTGTAACCTAAATCATATTCATCATATAAAGTTTGCTCATTATTTGGATAATATATACGTGCTTGATATAGCTTTTCATTAAAGAATTCACTAGGTTCAACACCTAATACATCTAATATATTCAAAAATGTTTCCATTGATGGTGAAGATAGATTTCTTTCCAATTGTGATATATAACCTTTAGATAAATCTGTACGTTCACCTAATTCTTCTTGTGTTAAATTTTTTTGATGGCGTAAATTTTTAAGCTTTTCTCCAATATCCATAAATCCCCCAAAAAACGTGTTTGTTTACTTTTACTAAACATTAAGTTTAGTACCTTTAATAAAATAACAGAAATCATTTTATTATTCAACACTTTTTTGAGGGATTTATTATAAATTATTTAATTGAAATGTGTGATGACTCTTTATCTTCTTTAAGTGCTTTAATAGCTTTATAGCCATCATAACCACTTGCTTCTTTAAATTCTTTGTATATATTATTCTCATCAGATTTACCAGGAACTATTTTTTTGAAATTTTTATATGCATTGGCAAATTGTTCTCTATCTGTTTTATCTTCATAAGCATTTTCAATATGATTAAAAAATTCAACGACTTGGATCATCTCTTCTTGAGTCCAATCTACGTCAATAGGATAACTATATTCCATATTTACACTCCTTTATAAAAAAAAGGTTGGACAAATTGTCCAACCCTTTATTGATTCTTTAGATTATAGCGTATGAATAGGTGTTCCTAAAGCTACTTCAGCAGCTTCCATAGAAATTTCACCTAAAGTTGGATGTGCATGAATTGTTAATGAAACATCTTCAGCAGTCATTCCAGTTTCAATAGCTAATCCTAATTCAGCAATGATGTCTGAAGCGCCTGTTCCAGCTACTTGAGCACCAACTAATAAGCCATTTTCTTTTAATGAAACAAGTTTAACGAAACCAGCAGTTTCATTTAATGCTAAAGCACGACCATTTGCAGCAAATGGGAATTTAGAAGCTTTAACTTCTAAGCCTTCTTCTTTAGCACTTGATTCAGAATGTCCTACAGTCGCTAATTCAGGTTCAGTGAAACATACAGCTGGGATAGCTAAGTAGTCTACCGCTGATTTTTCGCCTGAAATTGCTTCTGCAGCAACTTTAGCTTCATAGCTTGCTTTATGTGCAAGTGGAGGGCCAGCTACGATATCACCAATCGCGTAGATATTTTCGATTGAAGAACGGCTTTGTTCATCAACTTCGATTAATCCACGTTCAGATAATTTAATACCTAACTCTTCAAGACCTAATTCATCAGTATTTGGACGACGTCCTACAGTAACTAATACATAGTCAGCTTCGATTTCTTTCGTTTCTCCGCCAGCTTCATAAGTAACTTTCACGCCATTATCAGTTTCTTCAGCAGATTTAGCCATTGCTTCAGTTACGATTTCAACGCCTTTTTCTTTTAGACCTTTTTTAACGATTTGAGTCATTTGTTTTTCGAAACCGCCTAAGATATCTTTCGCGCCTTCAAGAATAGTAACTTCAGAACCGAAGTTAGAATAAGCAGTACCAAGTTCAGAACCGATATATCCGCCACCAACTACGACTAATTTTTCAGGAACTTCTTGAAGTGCTAAAGCACCTGTTGAATCTATAACACGTTTACCAAATTTGAAATTAGGAATTTCAATTGGACGTGATCCAGTTGCAATGATTGCATTTTTGAAAGTATAAGTTTGAGAAGCTTTTTCTGTCATAACTTTTAAGTTATTTTCATCTACGAAGTAAGCTTCACCATTAACTACATCAATTTTGTTACCTTTCATTAATCCAGCAACGCCGCCTGTTAATTTTTTAACAACGCCATTTTTGAATTCTTGAACTTTTTCAAAATTCAATGATACTTTCTCTGCAACTACACCCATATCTTCTGAATGTTGTGCATTATGGAAACGGTGTGATGCTGATAATAATGCTTTAGATGGGATACAACCAACGTTTAAACATACGCCACCTAATTCGCCTTTTTCAACGATTGTTACTTTTTGTCCTAATTGTGCTGCACGAATTGCTGCAACATAACCACCAGGACCTGCTCCAATTACAATAGTATCTGTTTCAATAGGAAAATCTCCAACTACCATTTTTACCCCTCCATTAATAATAATTCTGGATTATTTAATAATCTCTTAATATGGTTCATTGCATTTTGACCAGTAGCGCCATCAATTTGTCTATGGTCAAAACTTAGTGATAATGATAATACAGGTGCCGCAACAATTTCTCCATCTTTAACGATAGGTTTTTGAGCGATACGACCAATTCCTAAAATAGCAACTTCAGGGTGATTGATTACTGGAGTGAACCATTGTCCACCTGCAGAACCAATATTACTGATAGTACATGTTGCACCTTTCATTTCATTAGCTTGTAATTTACCATCACGTGCTTTTACAGCTAATTCATTGATCTCATCTGAAATTTGGAACATTGACTTATGGTCAGCGTTCTTAACTACTGGTACTAATAAACCACGATCAGTATCTGCAGCTATACCTACATTATAGTAATGTTTATGAACAATTTCACCATTTTCTTCATCGAACTCAGTATTTAATGCTGGGTATTTTTTAAGTGCTGACACTAATGCTTTAACAACATATGGTAAGAATGTTAATTTAGTGCCTTGTTCAGCAGCCACTTCTTTGAATTTTTTACGGTGATCCCATAACTCTTGAACATCGATTTCGTCCATTAATGTTACGTGTGGAGCTGTATGTTTAGAGTTAACCATTGCTTTAGCAATTGCTTTACGCATAGCTGGGATTTTCTCACGTGTTTCTGGGTATTCACCTTCAGGAACTTGTGGAGATTGAACAGCTTGTGTTTCTTCACTTGCAGTTGCAGTAGCAGCTGAAGTTTCTTCTGTAGTAGCTTCTGATTTAGAACCACCATTTAAGTAAGCTTCAACATCTTCTTTTAAGATACGACCATTTTTACCTGATCCTGATACTGCTTTGATGTTTACGTCGTTTTCACGAGCAAATTTACGAACTGAAGGCATTGCGATTACACGTTTAGAATCGTCAACTTCTGCATCATTTGCTGCTGAAGTTTCTTCTTTTACTTCTTCAGCTGGTGCTTCTTCTTTCGTTTCTTCTTCTTCGTCATCATGGCCTTTGAATTGTAAACCTTCTGCGTCTGGCGCATCAATTTTAACAATTGTATCACCAACAACAGATACAGTTCCTTCTTCAACCATAACTTCTTCTATTTTACCTGCAACAGGTGATGGAATTTCAACGACTGATTTATCATTTTGAACTTCACATAAAACGTCATCTTCTTGAATTTCGTCTCCTGCTTTAACAAACCATTTTACAATTTCACCTTCGTGGATACCTTCACCGATATCTGGTAATTTAAATTCGAATGACACGATTTTTTCCTCCTAATATTAAATCCGTATTTTAATGCGCATTAAAATTCTAATGTTTCTTTAGCTTGCGCTACGATATCTTTTTTGTTTGGTAACCAAACACCTTCAGCTTGTGTGAATGGATAAATAGTGTCAGCAGCTGCGACACGTGCAATAGGCGCTTCTAATGAAAGAACAGCTCTTTCAGAAATTTCTGCTACTACATTTGCACCAACGCCAGCTTGTTTTTGAGCTTCTTGAACAACAATCACACGGTTAGTTTTTTCAACTGATTTAACAATTGTTTCAATATCTAAAGGTTGAACAGTGATTAAATCAATAACTTCTACTGAGTAACCATCTTTTTCAAGATCTTCAGCAGCTTTAACTGATTCTTGAACCATAGCACCGTAAGTGATGATTGTTAAATCTGTACCTTCGCGTTTAACTTTAGCTTTACCAATTTCAACTTCATAATCTTCTTCCGGAACATCTTCACGGAATGAACGATATAATTTCATGTGTTCTAAGTAAACAACTGGGTCATTACTTCTGATAGCTGAAATTAATAGTCCTTTAGCATCATATGGGTTTGAAGGAATAACAACTTTCAAACCAGGTGATTGCGCTACTAAACCTTCTAAGTTATCAGCATGTAGTTCTGGTGTATGAACACCGCCACCGAATGGCGCGCGAATTGTTATTGGAGCTGTTTTTGAATTACCTGAACGGAAACGATGACGTGCAATTTGCCCAGCAACTGAGTCCATAACTTCAAATACGAAACCAAAGAATTGGATTTCCATGACAGGACGGTAACCTTCAAGCGTTAAACCTAAAGCTAAACCACCAATACCAGATTCTGCAAGTGGTGTATCGAATACACGATCTTCACCGAATTCTTTTTGTAAACCTTCTGTTGCACGGAATACTCCGCCGTTTACACCAACGTCTTCACCGAATAATAAAACATTTTCGTCTCTTTTTAATTCGCTTTGAAGCGCATTGTTAATCGCTTGAATCATTGTCATTTGTGCCATGACTTATTTCGACTCCTTCTCTTTGTAAATTTCATATTGCTCAGCTAAGTTGTAAGGCATTTCTTCATACATGTTTTCCATTAAGTCTGTAACTTTTTGTTTAGGCGTATTGTCTGCCTCTTTGATAGCTGCTTTGATTTCTTCTTTTGCTCTTTCCATTACTTCGTTTTCTTTTTCTTCATTCCATAAGCCTTTAGCTTCTAGATATTTTCTATAACGTACTAATGGATCTTTCTTTTCCCAATCTGAATCTTCATCAGAAGTTCTGTAACGTGTTGGATCATCACCAGCCATTGTATGTGGACCATAACGATAAGTTAATGTTTCAATTAATGATGGACCGTCACCATTTACTGCACGATCACGCGCTTGTTTAGTAACAGCATATACTGCAAGAGCATCCATACCGTCAACAAGAACGCCTGGAATACCAGCTGAAACTGCTTTTTGAGCTAATGTTTTAGCTGCAGTTTGTTTTTCACGTGGTGTTGAGATTGCATAGTTGTTATTTTGAATTACGAAAATTGCAGGTGCTTTATATGCAGATGCAAAGTTAATACCTTCATAGAAATCACCTTGTGATGAACCACCGTCACCTGTATAAGTAATTGCTACATTTTGCTTACCACGTTTTTTAATTCCTAAAGCAACACCAGCTGTTTGCACAAATTGTGCACCGATGATGATTTGTGGACTTAATGCATTAACACCTTCTGGGAATTGGTTACCAATAAAGTGTCCACGTGAGAATAAGAATGCTTTAGTTAATGGTAAACCGTGCCAGATTAATTGAGGTACATCACGGTAACCTGGTAAAACATAGTCTGCTTTCTCTAGTGCATAATGTGAAGCTAATTGTGAAGCTTCTTGTCCTGCTGTTGGTGCATAGAAACCTAAACGACCTTGTCTATTTAATGAGATAGAACGTTGATCAAGTACTCGTGTCCAAACCATTCTTTCCATTAATTCTACAAGTTCTTCATCTGATAAGTCCGGTAATAAATCATTATTTACGACGTTTCCTTCTTCATCTAATACTTGAACCATTTCAAATTTAGACTCTATTTCATTTAAAGTCGCTACTGCATCGAATTGGGCTTTTTTTCTCGGAGCCATTCAATTCACCATACCTTTCCCTATATTAAATAATCATTTCTTAATTAGTTTAACACAAAACTGTTTTACTGTTAAATAAAAAATACTAACATTATGATAACCCTTTTGATAAGGCTTTCTTTCGAACTGTATTACAACAAATTTCAAACTGTACTAATACAAATTATGCTTCTAAGTATTGCTCAATATCTTTCTTCTCTTTCATTACCTTTTTAACTTGATTTTGATAATCTGAAACAACTTTAGCTGTATTCTTATTTTCATCAGTGAGTGCTTTAGCTCTTTTATTCGTTCCATCTTGTGTCGCTTTTTCTTTTGCTAAGTAACTAAATAATTCTTTTTCTTTGTCGAGTGATTTGTTATAACCTTCGACCACTTTGTCATGCGCTTTATATTTATTTTCAAGTTCGTCCATTAATTCTTTTGCTTCTTTACGTTGAGACTGATCTTTTATCTTTTTCAATTCACTTTTAGATTCAGAATATATTTTTTGAGATTTGTTCATTGCTTTTTGTTCATCTTCAACCAATGATTCTCTTTTATCGATATTATCAACGATACTTTGTGCTTTATTTCTATAATCTTGACCTTTTGCTTCATCTAATGATTTTATTTTTTTCGTTTTTTCATTTTCAGCTTTCTTCATTTTTTCATTTAAATCAACGATTATATTTTCTTCTTGTTGTGCTTTGTTGATTTTATTATTAAATGTTTCAAGTGAATCTTTTGACGGACTACATGCTGTGAAAGTTAATGCAGTTGTCATCGTCAACATTAACATTTTCATACCTTTCATTCATATTGCCTCCTTACATTTCAATAAACATGTTACTCTGTTTTTTTTATTTATACAATAAATTATAGATGTAAATCAGTGCCGTTTTTGATAAAATTTTATATGAGGACGGTGCATGAAAATGATAACTATGGAAAATATTATTCGTGATGGACACGAAACACTAAGAAATAAAGCTGAAGAAGTGAAATTACCTATTTCAACTGAAGATAAAACTACATTAGATGAAATGTTAGAATTCTTGAAGAACTCACAAGATGAAACAATCGCGAAAAAATATGGTCTTCGTTCTGGCGTTGGGCTCGCCGCTCCGCAAATTAATGTTTCAAAAAAAATGTTAGCTGTATATATTCAGGATGATAGTAAAGGGAACTCAATTGAACTTCAACTTGTTAATCCTAAAATTGTAAGCCACAGTGTACAAAAAGCATACTTACCAGGCGGTGAAGGTTGTTTAAGCGTTGATGAATCAAAGCCTGGACTTGTACACAGAAATTATAAAGTTACAATTGAAGCATTTGATATTGATGGAACACCTTTCAAGAAAAGATTTAAAGGTTATCCAGCAATCGTGTTACAACATGAAATCGACCATTTAAACGGCGTAATGTTTTATGATTACATCAATCAAAATGATCCATTCAAGCCTTTAGATGATGCAGTAGAAGTTAATTAATTTATTAAAAAGCACTTTATAATGGTGATATCACCATTATAAAGTGCTTTTTACATAAACTCATCGCGTCGTTCTATAAAATGAATATTTTTTTCTTTTAAAGCCTTCTGAATCAATGCAAGCTCATCTAAATTCAACCATTCAGGATCTTTATTATGTTTTAAATAATGATGATTTTCTTGTGGAACATGAATAGATTCATCATAATTGTAGATCATAACAACTTCATTTTTTCGAATATTGAATTCAATGCCCTTTAATTGTTTATCTGATCGGTCTTTTTCTCCAATAACCGTCTTGATAATACGTTCAACTTTATCCATCATTTTCACTTCCTATTCGTGTATCAAACCTAGTTCTTTGCACGCATAATAAATGCCCTCTTCAGAAACATGTTTCGTTTCGAAGTCACAAACTTCCTTCAATTGAGGAACAGCATTCCCCATCGCTACACCTAGCCCTACTTCTGAAATCATTTCTATATCATTAGGACCATCTCCAAATGCAATGACATCCTGCATTGAAAATCCTAATTTTTCACTTAATTCTTTAATTCCTTCTGCTTTAGAACGATCACTTGGCACAATATCACGACTAAGTGGATGCCAACGATAAAATTTCAAACCTCCATACTTATTATCATATTTATCATCCTCATCATCCGCATGAAAAATAAGTGATTGATATACAGGATGTTCTTGATAATATGTATTATGGTATTCAGGATAATCCATTTTCAAAGTTCCTAAGCTTTCTGAAATATGCTGATCCTCTTCAACATTAGCATAAACTGCTGTCTCTCCAAAAAATACTAAAGGATGATTATTTTCATGTGCACTTTCAACAATACGATTTAATTGTTCTTTATTTAGTGGATGCTTCCCAACAACTTCACCATTATGAACAACAATTTGTCCATTTAATGATACAAATGTATCAATCCCAGTTGCTTTCAATACTGCATTAAACATATAAGGCGCTCGTCCAGTTGCGATAGCGACTATGTGTCCATTTCCTTTAAGTTTTTGTATGGCTGTAATAGTAGATTGAGGAATTTCTTTATTTTCATCGTAAATTGTTCCATCAATATCCAAAAATACTAATTTTTTGTCCAACTTTCATCGCCTCCTTTATTCTATTTTAGTCGATATTTATTATATATGAAAGATTTAGTTAAATATCTTTATTTATCTCTAATTATCATGTAAAATGAACTTATTAAAAAGGTATTTATATATTCAGATTATAACTACTTTTCAAAATGAACGGGAATCAAATGAAACAATTGACAAACCCTAGAATTAAAACTAGGGCTTTATTTATGTTAATTAACCTAGGAGGATTTTTATAAATGGCAATTTTTAAAGTATTTTTTCAAGAAGACAAAAGTGAAGTAATCGTACGCGAAAGCACACAAACTAAATATTTCGAAGGACAAACAGAAGAAGAAGTTAGAAAATATTTATCAGACCGTAATTATAATATCGAATTTGTCCAAAAATTAGAGGGCGCACATTTAGACTATGAAAAACAATCTGACCATTTCAAAGTGGAGAATATCTAAATGAAGCCACTACAAAAAAATGAAGTTGGTGTATATGCACTGGGTGGTCTCGGTGAAATTGGTAAAAACACGTACGCCCTCGAATATCAAGATGAAATCATCATTATCGATGCGGGCATAAAATTCCCAGACGATGATTTACTTGGTATCGATTACGTGATTCCAGATTATACTTACTTAATTCAAAACAAACATAAAGTAAAAGCTTTATTTATAACACATGGACACGAAGACCATATCGGTGGCGTGCCATTTTTATTAAAACAGCTTAACGTCCCTATTTATAGTGGACCACTTGCTTTAGGTCT
The Mammaliicoccus sp. Dog046 genome window above contains:
- a CDS encoding alpha-ketoacid dehydrogenase subunit beta, whose product is MAQMTMIQAINNALQSELKRDENVLLFGEDVGVNGGVFRATEGLQKEFGEDRVFDTPLAESGIGGLALGLTLEGYRPVMEIQFFGFVFEVMDSVAGQIARHRFRSGNSKTAPITIRAPFGGGVHTPELHADNLEGLVAQSPGLKVVIPSNPYDAKGLLISAIRSNDPVVYLEHMKLYRSFREDVPEEDYEVEIGKAKVKREGTDLTIITYGAMVQESVKAAEDLEKDGYSVEVIDLITVQPLDIETIVKSVEKTNRVIVVQEAQKQAGVGANVVAEISERAVLSLEAPIARVAAADTIYPFTQAEGVWLPNKKDIVAQAKETLEF
- a CDS encoding dihydrolipoamide acetyltransferase family protein; the encoded protein is MSFEFKLPDIGEGIHEGEIVKWFVKAGDEIQEDDVLCEVQNDKSVVEIPSPVAGKIEEVMVEEGTVSVVGDTIVKIDAPDAEGLQFKGHDDEEEETKEEAPAEEVKEETSAANDAEVDDSKRVIAMPSVRKFARENDVNIKAVSGSGKNGRILKEDVEAYLNGGSKSEATTEETSAATATASEETQAVQSPQVPEGEYPETREKIPAMRKAIAKAMVNSKHTAPHVTLMDEIDVQELWDHRKKFKEVAAEQGTKLTFLPYVVKALVSALKKYPALNTEFDEENGEIVHKHYYNVGIAADTDRGLLVPVVKNADHKSMFQISDEINELAVKARDGKLQANEMKGATCTISNIGSAGGQWFTPVINHPEVAILGIGRIAQKPIVKDGEIVAAPVLSLSLSFDHRQIDGATGQNAMNHIKRLLNNPELLLMEG
- the lpdA gene encoding dihydrolipoyl dehydrogenase; amino-acid sequence: MVVGDFPIETDTIVIGAGPGGYVAAIRAAQLGQKVTIVEKGELGGVCLNVGCIPSKALLSASHRFHNAQHSEDMGVVAEKVSLNFEKVQEFKNGVVKKLTGGVAGLMKGNKIDVVNGEAYFVDENNLKVMTEKASQTYTFKNAIIATGSRPIEIPNFKFGKRVIDSTGALALQEVPEKLVVVGGGYIGSELGTAYSNFGSEVTILEGAKDILGGFEKQMTQIVKKGLKEKGVEIVTEAMAKSAEETDNGVKVTYEAGGETKEIEADYVLVTVGRRPNTDELGLEELGIKLSERGLIEVDEQSRSSIENIYAIGDIVAGPPLAHKASYEAKVAAEAISGEKSAVDYLAIPAVCFTEPELATVGHSESSAKEEGLEVKASKFPFAANGRALALNETAGFVKLVSLKENGLLVGAQVAGTGASDIIAELGLAIETGMTAEDVSLTIHAHPTLGEISMEAAEVALGTPIHTL
- the pdhA gene encoding pyruvate dehydrogenase (acetyl-transferring) E1 component subunit alpha, which encodes MAPRKKAQFDAVATLNEIESKFEMVQVLDEEGNVVNNDLLPDLSDEELVELMERMVWTRVLDQRSISLNRQGRLGFYAPTAGQEASQLASHYALEKADYVLPGYRDVPQLIWHGLPLTKAFLFSRGHFIGNQFPEGVNALSPQIIIGAQFVQTAGVALGIKKRGKQNVAITYTGDGGSSQGDFYEGINFASAYKAPAIFVIQNNNYAISTPREKQTAAKTLAQKAVSAGIPGVLVDGMDALAVYAVTKQARDRAVNGDGPSLIETLTYRYGPHTMAGDDPTRYRTSDEDSDWEKKDPLVRYRKYLEAKGLWNEEKENEVMERAKEEIKAAIKEADNTPKQKVTDLMENMYEEMPYNLAEQYEIYKEKESK
- a CDS encoding YkyA family protein translates to MKGMKMLMLTMTTALTFTACSPSKDSLETFNNKINKAQQEENIIVDLNEKMKKAENEKTKKIKSLDEAKGQDYRNKAQSIVDNIDKRESLVEDEQKAMNKSQKIYSESKSELKKIKDQSQRKEAKELMDELENKYKAHDKVVEGYNKSLDKEKELFSYLAKEKATQDGTNKRAKALTDENKNTAKVVSDYQNQVKKVMKEKKDIEQYLEA